One window from the genome of Desulfobaccales bacterium encodes:
- a CDS encoding hydrogenase maturation nickel metallochaperone HypA, which produces MHEYSLMEQVVAHILAELKKQEGPPPEGSLEVVLNVGALAVHSEAATRQAYEVLVKGTPLENSRLRLTIEPITLACGQCGYKEPLPEGAVDPHDQSPLMECPRCGAVIPVQGGRGVESIELRWE; this is translated from the coding sequence TTGCATGAATATTCATTAATGGAGCAGGTGGTCGCCCACATCCTGGCGGAACTCAAAAAGCAGGAGGGACCCCCTCCTGAGGGTTCGCTGGAGGTGGTTCTCAACGTTGGGGCACTGGCGGTGCACTCCGAGGCCGCCACCCGCCAGGCCTATGAGGTTTTGGTCAAAGGGACGCCGCTCGAGAATTCCCGGCTTCGACTGACCATTGAACCGATCACCCTGGCCTGTGGGCAATGCGGCTATAAAGAACCCCTGCCGGAGGGTGCGGTTGATCCCCACGACCAATCCCCCTTGATGGAGTGCCCCCGTTGCGGCGCCGTGATCCCAGTGCAGGGAGGCCGGGGGGTGGAGTCCATCGAACTTAGGTGGGAGTGA
- a CDS encoding DUF4389 domain-containing protein — protein sequence MNDESPGAVSRKQVAIRLLYTLLYVAIFEVVKTIVLLITVFEYFFLLVTLRHNEPARTFANKVATYGYRLMRYVTLNENQRPFPFSEFPKEIELPDEEVRFE from the coding sequence ATGAACGACGAATCACCAGGTGCGGTCTCCCGCAAACAGGTCGCCATCCGTTTGCTCTACACGCTTCTGTATGTGGCCATCTTCGAGGTGGTCAAAACCATTGTGCTGCTCATCACCGTGTTCGAATACTTTTTTTTGTTGGTTACCCTGCGGCACAATGAGCCTGCCCGGACCTTCGCCAACAAGGTTGCGACTTACGGCTACCGGTTAATGCGTTATGTTACCCTGAACGAAAACCAGCGCCCCTTCCCTTTCTCCGAGTTCCCCAAGGAAATCGAACTTCCCGACGAAGAGGTCAGGTTCGAGTAA
- a CDS encoding response regulator transcription factor, with translation MIKIILADDHQIVRHGLRSLLSSEPDMEVVGEADNGRAVVRLVQEKSPQVVIMDISMPDLNGIEATRQIVADSPGVKIIALSMHSDSLFVLNMFKAGASGYLLKDCALEELVKAVRTVLSRKIYLSPGISDIVIKDFVIGWSPPDSSAYSILTTREREVLQLMAEGRNTNQIAENLCVSVKTVEAHRKQLMNKLDIHSVAELTKYAIRQGLTSLEA, from the coding sequence ATGATCAAGATCATATTGGCGGATGACCACCAGATTGTGCGTCATGGACTCCGTAGCTTGTTGTCGTCGGAACCCGATATGGAAGTCGTGGGTGAAGCCGACAATGGCCGGGCAGTGGTCCGGTTGGTCCAGGAAAAATCACCCCAGGTGGTGATCATGGACATTTCCATGCCTGATTTGAACGGCATCGAAGCTACCCGGCAGATCGTCGCCGATAGCCCTGGGGTCAAAATTATCGCCCTGTCGATGCATTCCGACAGCCTCTTTGTCTTGAATATGTTCAAGGCCGGGGCCTCAGGCTACCTCTTGAAAGATTGCGCCCTGGAGGAATTGGTCAAGGCGGTGCGCACGGTGTTAAGCCGGAAGATCTATCTCAGCCCCGGTATTTCCGATATCGTGATCAAGGACTTTGTCATCGGCTGGTCTCCCCCGGATTCCTCCGCCTATTCCATCTTAACCACCAGGGAACGAGAGGTCCTCCAATTGATGGCCGAAGGCCGGAATACCAACCAAATCGCCGAAAACCTTTGCGTCAGCGTGAAGACCGTGGAAGCCCACCGCAAACAATTGATGAATAAGTTGGATATTCACAGTGTGGCCGAACTCACCAAATACGCTATCCGCCAGGGTCTGACCTCTTTAGAGGCTTGA
- a CDS encoding hydrogenase maturation protease — protein MISELFKKSVLIFGCGNILWGDDGFGPAVIARLKEHYQLPDDVLAMDVGTSIRDILFDLVLSDKKPKKIFIIDAVEYPDRKPGEVFEIPVEGIPDKKTSDFSLHQFPTVNMLQELKEHSPIEVKIIVAQVEFMPEEVTPGLSAVMVEAVETTCQRLMAELEGRAG, from the coding sequence ATGATATCGGAATTATTTAAGAAATCGGTCTTGATCTTCGGCTGTGGCAATATTTTATGGGGGGATGACGGGTTCGGGCCCGCGGTCATTGCCAGACTCAAAGAACATTATCAGCTTCCCGACGACGTCCTGGCTATGGATGTGGGCACCAGCATCCGGGATATCCTTTTTGACCTGGTTTTGAGCGACAAAAAGCCCAAGAAGATTTTTATCATCGATGCGGTGGAATACCCTGATCGGAAGCCGGGAGAAGTCTTTGAAATTCCGGTGGAAGGCATTCCGGATAAGAAGACCTCCGACTTCTCTCTGCACCAATTTCCCACGGTCAACATGCTCCAGGAGCTTAAGGAACATAGCCCGATAGAGGTGAAGATCATCGTGGCGCAGGTCGAATTTATGCCGGAAGAAGTAACCCCGGGATTGTCAGCGGTTATGGTTGAGGCGGTGGAGACCACCTGTCAGCGTCTTATGGCGGAGCTTGAAGGCAGGGCGGGGTGA
- a CDS encoding TlpA disulfide reductase family protein, producing MPQKSCRLSWIMARMLMVAICILALTSPSWADKPAPDFTLKDVLTGKDYTLSQFKGKVVVINFFTFFCGPCRDEMPDLNKINNELKGKGLQMFGIALSSDPTQIRFLVKQLGLQYPVLVGNDKVSDAYGSIAVVPTTVIIDKQGNIKQRIEGTRKKEAFQKLIEPLL from the coding sequence ATGCCTCAGAAGTCATGTCGCCTTTCCTGGATCATGGCTCGGATGCTGATGGTGGCCATTTGCATCCTGGCCCTGACGTCCCCAAGTTGGGCTGATAAACCCGCCCCCGACTTCACCCTGAAAGACGTCCTTACGGGAAAGGATTACACCCTCAGCCAGTTCAAGGGCAAGGTAGTCGTGATCAACTTCTTCACCTTCTTTTGCGGTCCGTGCCGGGACGAGATGCCGGATTTGAACAAAATCAACAATGAGCTCAAAGGCAAGGGCTTGCAGATGTTTGGTATTGCCCTGAGTTCCGACCCCACGCAAATCCGTTTCCTGGTAAAACAACTGGGCCTGCAGTACCCGGTGCTCGTCGGCAATGATAAGGTGAGCGATGCCTATGGGAGTATCGCGGTGGTGCCCACCACGGTCATTATCGACAAGCAAGGCAACATCAAGCAGCGGATCGAGGGCACCCGAAAAAAGGAAGCTTTCCAAAAGTTGATCGAGCCCTTGCTGTAA
- a CDS encoding response regulator transcription factor, giving the protein MTIKIILADNHRIIRQGLAHLLAGEPDVCVVGEAEDCATTIRLIQEFSPQIVILDICLPDANGMDATRRIVSQFPDIKVIALSMHSDSLFVINMLNAGASGYLLKDCALEELVKAIRTVLTKKIYLSANLSSMLVKDLASRITVNNNDK; this is encoded by the coding sequence ATGACCATCAAGATCATCTTGGCGGACAACCACCGGATTATTCGTCAGGGTCTCGCCCACCTCCTGGCCGGGGAACCCGACGTGTGCGTCGTGGGGGAAGCGGAAGATTGCGCTACCACCATCAGGCTCATTCAGGAATTCTCTCCCCAGATAGTGATTTTGGATATTTGCCTGCCCGACGCCAACGGCATGGACGCGACCCGCCGCATTGTGTCTCAATTCCCTGACATCAAAGTGATTGCTTTGTCCATGCACTCCGACAGTCTCTTTGTCATTAATATGCTCAATGCCGGCGCCTCGGGCTACTTGCTGAAAGATTGCGCTCTGGAAGAACTGGTCAAGGCCATCCGTACCGTCTTGACCAAGAAAATCTATCTCAGCGCCAATCTGTCCAGCATGCTGGTCAAAGATTTGGCCAGCCGCATCACCGTTAACAATAATGACAAATGA
- a CDS encoding PAS domain S-box protein: protein MSPKVMVESGMAMEKHHSCLNTRAIIEYFQENRPNEVDRLMAGLGPEIEGLSNPQEFLMEVNNWVSSDVVTKMFENARVITQEDEVAFKMGFESAARKKLGYVQRIIMFAYKNPRRTLRKVQSINDKFNKNKRIEIVKIRGDAAVIRLHWFKEIPASVDYCLFNKGIYSGIPTIWGLPPATLHETKCYFRGDEYCEYHFKWQRNFSLREGLLRLLVPWRALNYTIEELERDKELLKKKFDEIHRLNIQLKEKIDQLICLQETSTAALSVLHLEKLLQVTLRLLINSAKLDRAGILLLDEKGESLELTCAEGIAPELFEQVRNYQIPISKVDNIIARVAMTGIPVVIQDVTRSKLNMNNPLIQFFKPKAFILVPLTVRGKVIGVLMADRVHEDALISDSDRDFIVSFANQIAIALENAILYRKIAVSERKYRELVENAHDGIWIIDEQGLIKFVNRRMGEITGQEALEGRSIYDLVDQENHNLLEDVMAQNRMNRVAQQELDITCQNRGLASVIMSSVPMFEDGVFTGAFAMISDITALRETEKRFRKIFEEAAHGMSLVDMEGHIQDVNPALLKMLGFNKNDLVGKSFKALLFQEDAMRNGRLFNELCDGKRDSYSRETRYRHKDNRVVWGQVTVSLLRSSGGAPQYAVAMVADITHRKKAEEDIRTYQEQLQSLASELSLTEERERHRLATDLHDHIGQALAVSKIKLGVLQRSVTAPDQAKPLGEVRELIEQMIQDTRSLTFELSTPVLYELGFEAAVEWFARHVRSQHGINVEVQQDMAPIPMDDEIKVLLFRSVRELMINIVKHAQAHNARVTIRRENDGINIAVEDDGVGIKNVPRDSRLKSDSGFGLFSIRERLHYLGGQVQVESEQGRGTKITLIVPRQHIRKAQVGIAQ from the coding sequence GTGAGTCCAAAAGTGATGGTGGAGTCGGGTATGGCCATGGAGAAGCACCATAGTTGCCTGAATACCCGGGCTATAATCGAATATTTCCAAGAAAATCGGCCGAATGAGGTGGATAGGCTCATGGCCGGGCTGGGCCCCGAAATTGAAGGCCTTAGCAACCCGCAAGAATTCTTAATGGAGGTCAATAATTGGGTGTCCAGTGATGTGGTCACCAAAATGTTTGAGAATGCCAGAGTTATTACCCAAGAAGATGAAGTCGCCTTTAAGATGGGGTTTGAATCCGCCGCCAGGAAAAAGTTGGGCTATGTTCAGCGGATTATCATGTTCGCTTATAAAAATCCCCGCCGCACCCTCAGAAAAGTTCAATCCATTAACGATAAGTTTAATAAAAATAAGCGCATAGAAATTGTGAAAATTAGAGGAGATGCTGCAGTTATTCGCCTGCACTGGTTTAAAGAAATTCCCGCCAGCGTTGACTATTGTTTATTTAATAAAGGGATTTACTCTGGGATCCCTACCATTTGGGGTCTTCCTCCCGCCACCCTGCATGAAACCAAATGCTATTTTCGGGGTGATGAATATTGTGAGTACCACTTTAAATGGCAAAGAAATTTTTCTTTAAGAGAAGGACTGCTAAGGCTTCTGGTTCCCTGGCGGGCGCTCAACTATACGATTGAAGAACTTGAGCGGGATAAAGAACTCCTGAAGAAAAAGTTTGATGAGATTCATCGCTTGAATATCCAACTCAAGGAGAAAATCGATCAACTCATCTGTCTGCAGGAAACCAGCACCGCCGCGCTCTCCGTCCTCCATCTCGAGAAGCTGCTCCAGGTCACGTTGCGACTGCTTATCAACTCCGCCAAGCTGGATCGTGCCGGGATTCTGCTCCTGGACGAAAAAGGCGAGTCCTTGGAACTCACCTGCGCGGAGGGAATCGCCCCTGAACTTTTTGAGCAGGTCAGAAATTACCAAATTCCCATCAGCAAAGTAGATAACATCATTGCCCGGGTCGCCATGACTGGTATTCCGGTGGTGATTCAAGATGTGACCCGCAGTAAACTGAACATGAACAACCCCCTGATCCAATTCTTCAAACCCAAGGCCTTCATTCTGGTTCCCCTCACGGTGCGGGGCAAGGTCATCGGCGTGCTCATGGCCGATCGAGTTCACGAGGACGCGTTGATCAGCGATAGCGACCGGGACTTTATTGTCAGTTTTGCCAACCAGATCGCCATCGCCCTGGAAAATGCCATTCTCTACCGCAAGATAGCCGTATCCGAACGGAAATACCGTGAGCTGGTGGAAAATGCTCACGATGGCATCTGGATTATCGATGAGCAAGGTCTCATTAAATTTGTCAACCGCAGAATGGGGGAGATTACCGGCCAGGAGGCCCTGGAAGGCAGAAGCATCTACGATCTGGTGGATCAAGAAAATCACAACCTGTTAGAAGATGTCATGGCTCAAAACCGGATGAACCGGGTGGCCCAGCAGGAATTGGACATCACTTGCCAGAACCGGGGTCTGGCCTCGGTTATTATGAGTTCGGTCCCCATGTTTGAAGATGGCGTTTTCACCGGCGCTTTTGCCATGATCAGTGATATCACGGCCTTGCGGGAAACAGAAAAGCGCTTCCGAAAAATCTTCGAAGAAGCTGCCCATGGGATGTCGCTCGTGGATATGGAAGGCCACATCCAGGATGTCAACCCGGCTCTTCTGAAGATGCTGGGATTTAATAAGAATGACCTGGTCGGAAAATCTTTCAAGGCCCTCCTTTTCCAGGAGGATGCCATGAGAAATGGCCGGCTGTTTAATGAACTATGCGACGGTAAACGGGACTCCTACTCCCGGGAGACTCGCTACCGGCATAAAGATAACCGGGTGGTCTGGGGGCAGGTAACCGTGTCACTACTTCGCAGCAGCGGCGGCGCCCCGCAGTATGCCGTTGCCATGGTCGCGGATATTACCCACCGGAAAAAAGCCGAGGAAGATATTCGCACCTACCAGGAGCAACTCCAATCTCTGGCTTCCGAGCTGTCCCTCACCGAAGAGCGCGAACGGCACCGTCTGGCCACCGACCTGCACGATCATATCGGCCAAGCCCTGGCCGTCTCTAAGATCAAGCTGGGGGTGCTGCAGAGGTCTGTGACTGCCCCGGACCAAGCCAAACCTCTGGGTGAGGTGCGGGAACTCATCGAACAGATGATCCAGGACACCCGCTCCCTGACCTTTGAACTGAGCACGCCGGTCCTTTACGAACTTGGATTTGAAGCGGCAGTGGAATGGTTCGCCAGGCATGTCCGGTCCCAGCACGGTATCAATGTGGAAGTGCAACAGGACATGGCGCCCATCCCCATGGATGATGAAATCAAGGTCCTGCTGTTCCGGTCGGTGCGGGAGTTGATGATCAATATTGTCAAGCACGCCCAGGCGCACAATGCCCGGGTCACCATCCGAAGAGAGAACGACGGCATCAACATCGCAGTGGAAGACGACGGTGTGGGCATTAAAAACGTCCCGCGGGATTCAAGGTTAAAAAGTGACAGCGGTTTTGGCCTCTTCAGTATTAGGGAACGCTTGCATTACCTGGGAGGCCAGGTGCAGGTGGAATCGGAGCAAGGCCGGGGCACTAAGATAACCCTCATAGTTCCCCGCCAACATATCCGGAAGGCTCAAGTGGGGATAGCGCAATGA
- a CDS encoding outer membrane protein transport protein — MPILCWWTSLAHGAGFALLQQGTAAMAQGNAFVADASDPSAIFYNPAGLNQLKRAQVYVGSFLNYPTREFSGGGQNFHTDQNIYTSLTTYIAIPVHNRVALGLGFFSPFGMGTAWPSTWAGRYLTTLSDMKTYTLNPVISVKALDNLSIAVGADFLWSRVQLKRKTPVVFRGNTLPDAEINLTGDGSGIGYNLGLLYEPLSGVKLGVSYRSKISVKHEGEIATVLPAPLPSAFPVFGSANLTFPASLTTGLSYSRLAPFTFEFDTTWTGWSSYSKFKTNFDQPIAVNGVLNNTSTTPKNWHDAWAFRFGANYEIREGMKIRAGYIYDLTPVPDSSFEPQVPDANRHIFTVGGDIKVLTRFTLGIAYNYILSESRTKNNAIPVNGVPAPLQANGNYSSDVHSLGLSCTFQF, encoded by the coding sequence ATGCCGATTTTGTGCTGGTGGACTTCCCTGGCCCATGGAGCCGGATTTGCCCTACTCCAGCAGGGGACCGCGGCCATGGCGCAAGGCAACGCCTTTGTGGCCGACGCCAGTGACCCCTCAGCCATCTTTTATAATCCTGCCGGCCTCAACCAACTGAAGCGAGCCCAAGTTTATGTGGGATCGTTTCTTAATTACCCGACCCGCGAGTTTAGCGGTGGCGGCCAGAACTTTCATACTGATCAAAACATTTACACGAGCTTGACGACCTATATCGCCATCCCCGTCCATAACCGGGTGGCCCTGGGCCTCGGCTTCTTTTCCCCTTTCGGCATGGGGACAGCCTGGCCATCGACTTGGGCCGGGCGCTATCTAACCACCTTATCCGATATGAAAACCTACACCCTCAACCCGGTCATCTCCGTCAAAGCTCTGGACAACCTTTCCATTGCGGTCGGGGCTGATTTTCTCTGGTCCAGGGTACAGCTCAAACGTAAGACCCCAGTGGTTTTCCGGGGGAATACCTTGCCTGATGCCGAGATCAACCTGACGGGCGACGGTAGTGGCATCGGCTACAACCTCGGTCTCTTGTACGAACCCCTGTCAGGAGTGAAACTGGGAGTTTCCTACCGGAGTAAAATCTCGGTGAAGCACGAGGGCGAAATCGCTACTGTCCTGCCGGCGCCTCTCCCGTCCGCCTTCCCCGTCTTTGGTTCTGCCAACCTCACTTTTCCCGCGTCACTGACCACCGGTCTTTCCTACAGCCGGTTGGCGCCCTTCACCTTTGAGTTTGACACTACCTGGACGGGCTGGTCTTCCTATTCCAAATTTAAAACGAACTTTGATCAGCCAATTGCGGTAAACGGCGTTTTAAACAATACCAGCACCACCCCAAAAAACTGGCATGATGCCTGGGCTTTCCGCTTCGGGGCCAATTATGAAATCCGGGAAGGTATGAAGATCCGGGCCGGATATATCTACGATCTCACTCCGGTACCCGATTCCAGCTTTGAACCTCAGGTGCCCGACGCCAACCGTCATATCTTTACGGTGGGCGGAGATATCAAGGTCTTGACGAGATTCACCCTGGGAATCGCCTACAATTACATCTTGTCCGAGAGCCGCACGAAAAACAACGCGATTCCCGTCAATGGCGTTCCGGCCCCCTTGCAAGCCAACGGCAACTATAGCAGCGACGTCCACTCACTGGGACTCAGCTGCACCTTCCAATTTTAG
- a CDS encoding enolase C-terminal domain-like protein, which translates to MIIKKMDIWHLKLGFQSPIKHNLATHVGSDNLVLRVTTADTVTGYGEGVPRTFVTGEVLNDSLAFLQEVLAPELLARKFHSPEALIIAMEDLYRETQAWRHPAAFCALETALLDAAGRSWMLPMSELIGTKLRQSLVYSAVIPMMSPEQMKQIFNLVKFNHMRFVKLKVGTDADLSTLRMARDHLGFEVDIRVDANSAWSPSEAIARLKEMEPYRISAVEQPVAKADFTGLKQVQDAVQIPVIADESLCTEEDARRLIDLKACQVFNIRLSKCGGLGASTRIRRMAERAGILCQLGCHVGETSILSAAGRHFALTVPHLSYVEGSFSNYLLLKDVVAQPVVFQDGGLAHELPGFGLGIEVLDEVLSDLAVSHRQETVQ; encoded by the coding sequence ATGATAATCAAGAAAATGGATATTTGGCACCTGAAATTGGGCTTTCAATCGCCGATCAAGCATAATCTGGCAACTCACGTGGGCTCTGACAACCTGGTTCTCAGGGTGACCACGGCGGACACCGTCACAGGATATGGCGAGGGCGTGCCCCGGACCTTTGTCACCGGCGAGGTGCTGAATGACAGCCTCGCCTTTCTCCAAGAGGTTCTGGCGCCGGAACTCTTGGCCAGGAAGTTTCATTCCCCCGAGGCGTTAATCATAGCCATGGAGGACCTCTATAGGGAGACGCAGGCCTGGCGCCACCCGGCGGCCTTCTGTGCCTTGGAAACGGCCTTGCTGGATGCCGCCGGCCGAAGCTGGATGCTGCCAATGAGCGAGCTGATCGGGACCAAACTGAGACAGAGTCTGGTTTATAGCGCGGTCATCCCCATGATGTCGCCTGAACAGATGAAGCAGATATTCAACCTGGTCAAGTTCAATCACATGCGGTTTGTCAAACTCAAGGTGGGGACTGATGCAGACCTTTCGACCCTGAGGATGGCCCGGGATCACCTGGGCTTCGAGGTTGATATCCGGGTGGACGCCAACTCGGCCTGGAGTCCCTCCGAGGCTATTGCCCGCCTCAAGGAGATGGAGCCCTACCGGATCAGCGCGGTGGAACAGCCGGTGGCCAAGGCCGACTTTACCGGCCTCAAGCAGGTGCAGGACGCGGTGCAGATCCCGGTGATCGCGGATGAGTCTCTCTGCACCGAAGAGGATGCCCGCCGTTTGATCGACCTTAAGGCTTGCCAGGTCTTTAATATCCGTCTGTCCAAGTGCGGCGGTTTGGGAGCTTCCACCCGGATCAGGCGAATGGCCGAGAGGGCCGGCATTTTATGCCAGTTGGGTTGTCATGTGGGAGAAACCAGCATCCTGTCGGCTGCGGGTCGTCATTTCGCCTTGACCGTTCCCCATCTGTCTTATGTGGAGGGATCATTCTCCAACTACTTGTTGCTCAAAGACGTAGTAGCCCAGCCGGTGGTCTTTCAAGACGGCGGCCTGGCCCATGAGCTTCCCGGCTTCGGCCTGGGAATTGAAGTCTTGGATGAAGTGCTGTCGGATTTGGCCGTGTCTCATCGCCAGGAGACAGTCCAGTAA
- a CDS encoding ATP-binding protein — protein MMGPWQNLPEWAQELEEHLKEGESALFILHGQVFDYIRVNGDYLPFRHFLGHWLAQERHAVFYNLGLGLEFWDDPCENAFRLALEPPLPDTGAEEDVSRVRARALKALGQQPTPKPLPQSPREVLQLAERVMTATCQVSGLTKPLALILEYAETIVPAVDLGSMGEPDRASLVTLLRWARQLELVEQGHVIVLTTGNLAELNANLLLSRHGAQIIEVPPPDQAARQHFIEHLLAVSPCRLELPAQSLANLGAGLSLRLLRSLLRQSRRTPLTMEMVRRKKKDLLRQELVGLIEVIEPRFGLEEIGGMEPIKAYFGQIVRAIHAGDDKLVPRGITMMGPPGVGKTALAEGLARDTGFNFVKLLNPRTKWVGESERNFFKSLHTLRSLTPVVVVEDEADQSEHGRDEYSGDTGVGNRLRQMRFDFMGDPAIQGKVLWIRITNRPDRLDKADLRSGRSSERIPFFMPDTSEKSHIFAVVARRSQISCDFPDFDDITRYLEARHPDIITGGDIEELVYRAYRAARLAGREEVCRDDFKQVIDDFLPPHQMEVLRHMERLALNQCSSRRFVPERVWGWAGGSEEAGD, from the coding sequence ATGATGGGCCCCTGGCAAAACCTACCGGAATGGGCCCAGGAATTGGAGGAGCACCTCAAAGAGGGAGAATCGGCCCTCTTTATCCTCCATGGGCAAGTTTTCGATTACATCCGGGTAAACGGCGATTACCTGCCGTTTCGCCATTTTCTGGGCCATTGGCTTGCCCAGGAGCGTCATGCGGTCTTCTATAACCTCGGTCTGGGCCTGGAGTTCTGGGACGACCCCTGCGAAAACGCCTTCCGTCTGGCTTTGGAACCACCTCTGCCGGATACGGGCGCAGAAGAAGATGTGTCCCGGGTCCGGGCCAGGGCCTTAAAGGCCCTGGGTCAACAACCCACTCCCAAACCCCTGCCCCAAAGCCCCCGGGAAGTGCTGCAACTGGCGGAGCGGGTGATGACCGCCACCTGCCAGGTAAGCGGCCTGACCAAACCCCTGGCCCTGATCCTGGAGTATGCCGAAACCATCGTGCCCGCGGTGGACCTGGGGTCCATGGGAGAGCCGGACCGGGCCTCTCTGGTGACCTTGTTGCGTTGGGCCCGGCAACTGGAGTTGGTGGAACAGGGCCATGTGATTGTCCTGACTACCGGCAACCTGGCGGAGTTAAACGCCAATCTGCTCTTAAGCCGCCACGGCGCCCAGATTATCGAGGTGCCGCCACCGGATCAAGCCGCCCGCCAACATTTTATCGAACACCTCCTGGCCGTAAGCCCCTGTCGCCTGGAGCTTCCTGCCCAGAGCCTGGCCAACCTGGGGGCGGGCTTAAGCCTCCGGCTGCTTCGGTCACTTCTGCGCCAATCCCGGCGGACGCCTTTGACCATGGAGATGGTTCGCAGAAAAAAGAAGGACCTGCTGCGCCAGGAATTGGTGGGGCTCATTGAGGTCATCGAACCCCGTTTCGGCCTGGAAGAGATCGGGGGGATGGAACCCATTAAGGCTTACTTCGGCCAGATTGTGCGGGCCATCCACGCCGGCGACGATAAACTGGTGCCCCGGGGCATCACCATGATGGGGCCGCCGGGGGTGGGCAAGACCGCATTGGCGGAAGGCCTGGCCCGGGACACGGGTTTTAATTTCGTTAAGCTGCTCAACCCTCGCACCAAGTGGGTGGGAGAAAGTGAACGCAATTTTTTCAAGTCCCTGCACACCCTCCGCAGCCTTACTCCTGTGGTGGTAGTGGAGGACGAGGCGGACCAGAGCGAGCATGGCCGGGATGAATACTCCGGCGACACCGGGGTGGGCAACCGCCTCAGGCAGATGCGCTTTGACTTCATGGGTGATCCGGCTATCCAGGGCAAGGTCCTGTGGATCAGGATTACCAACCGCCCGGACCGGCTGGATAAAGCGGATTTGCGCTCGGGCCGTTCCAGTGAACGGATTCCCTTTTTCATGCCGGACACCTCCGAGAAGTCCCACATCTTTGCAGTGGTGGCGCGGCGCAGCCAGATTAGCTGCGACTTCCCGGACTTCGACGACATCACCCGCTACCTGGAAGCCCGGCACCCGGACATAATCACCGGCGGGGATATCGAGGAACTGGTCTATCGGGCCTACCGCGCCGCACGCCTGGCGGGCCGGGAAGAGGTCTGCCGGGACGACTTTAAGCAGGTGATCGACGACTTTCTGCCGCCACACCAGATGGAGGTGCTGCGCCACATGGAACGCCTGGCCCTGAACCAGTGCTCCTCCCGGCGCTTTGTGCCGGAGCGGGTCTGGGGCTGGGCCGGAGGGAGCGAGGAAGCCGGGGATTAG